Proteins found in one Nitrososphaera sp. genomic segment:
- a CDS encoding CBS domain-containing protein yields the protein MSSPVGEVMRTDVAVLEFDASVQEALNNMQEKNLRSVLVAHKGEVVGLVSKTDVLFKVTSQGKNPSKVRVREVMSSPVVAVNPQTTIQEALEMMDRKKVRQVMVHAFAAVLGMVTREDISERIEKASLATESKAISGAAVCIIDTKTISYTRDTSKANYQCPYCGSPFDTKEGLSKHIDRLHEESGLLEGDYRKLHEL from the coding sequence ATGAGCTCTCCCGTTGGCGAAGTAATGAGAACTGACGTGGCAGTACTGGAATTTGACGCGAGCGTTCAGGAAGCGCTGAACAACATGCAGGAGAAAAACCTCCGCAGCGTACTAGTCGCACATAAGGGCGAAGTCGTGGGCCTGGTAAGCAAGACTGATGTCCTGTTCAAGGTCACATCGCAGGGCAAGAATCCCTCAAAAGTCAGGGTCCGTGAAGTAATGAGCAGCCCCGTCGTTGCTGTCAATCCTCAGACTACCATTCAGGAGGCGCTTGAGATGATGGACAGAAAGAAAGTTCGGCAAGTGATGGTGCATGCGTTTGCGGCCGTCCTTGGGATGGTAACTCGCGAGGATATTTCGGAGAGGATTGAGAAAGCCTCCTTGGCTACCGAGTCAAAGGCAATTTCCGGCGCAGCGGTCTGCATAATCGACACCAAGACTATATCTTATACCCGTGATACGTCAAAGGCAAATTATCAATGCCCCTATTGCGGCTCGCCGTTTGATACAAAGGAGGGCCTGTCAAAACACATCGACAGGCTCCATGAGGAGTCCGGCCTCCTGGAAGGCGATTACCGCAAACTTCACGAGCTCTAG
- the mqnC gene encoding cyclic dehypoxanthinyl futalosine synthase, with translation MSRSDVGDLLDGVLSGRRLGLDDCIRLIKSDDPYSIGLVAGALRERQFGNTVTFVNNIILNYTNVCVTYCKFCAFYRPPGHQETYTVPVEEIVRRVATSREAFGITQVLIQGGHNPGLKIEYFEEAFRAIHEKCPGMGVHGLSASEVDMIARVERSSTKEVLARLKAAGLDSLPGAGAEILEDSVKAQISPLKIKSSEWLRIMEEAHELGLKSSATMMYGTVETEEDRARHIMKIAALQEKTGGFMAFIPWSFEPNKTEMQEEGLVRYPSGGLQLLKMIAVSRIMYYGLIDHLQSSWLTNGVGMAQLALNYGADDFGGTLIGEEVVSATGARSTELTSERIIAAVKQAGFRVAERDNAYNIIKYC, from the coding sequence ATGAGCAGATCTGATGTTGGTGACCTTTTGGATGGCGTCCTGTCGGGCCGCCGGCTAGGGCTTGATGACTGCATCAGGCTAATAAAGTCGGACGACCCTTACTCGATTGGTCTTGTCGCCGGAGCGCTCCGCGAGAGGCAATTTGGAAACACTGTCACCTTCGTAAACAACATCATCCTCAATTACACGAATGTCTGCGTCACTTATTGCAAATTCTGCGCCTTCTACAGGCCGCCGGGGCACCAGGAAACTTATACGGTGCCTGTCGAGGAAATCGTACGCAGAGTCGCGACATCGCGGGAAGCGTTTGGCATTACACAGGTGCTTATACAGGGAGGCCACAATCCTGGCCTGAAAATAGAATACTTTGAAGAGGCTTTCAGGGCCATACACGAAAAATGCCCCGGAATGGGCGTGCACGGTCTGTCTGCTTCGGAGGTCGACATGATTGCTCGGGTAGAGCGCAGCAGCACAAAGGAGGTGCTCGCGAGGCTCAAAGCGGCCGGCCTGGATTCGCTCCCGGGCGCGGGGGCAGAGATCCTCGAAGACTCGGTGAAGGCTCAGATAAGCCCGCTCAAAATAAAGAGCAGCGAGTGGCTGAGAATAATGGAAGAAGCCCACGAACTTGGGCTCAAGTCTTCTGCCACAATGATGTACGGCACTGTCGAAACCGAGGAAGATAGGGCCCGCCACATCATGAAAATAGCCGCGCTTCAGGAAAAGACCGGGGGCTTTATGGCGTTTATCCCATGGAGCTTTGAGCCGAACAAGACCGAGATGCAGGAGGAAGGCTTGGTCAGGTATCCCTCGGGGGGCCTGCAGCTGCTCAAAATGATCGCAGTCTCGCGCATAATGTATTATGGGTTGATTGACCACCTCCAGTCGTCGTGGCTTACAAATGGAGTCGGAATGGCGCAGCTTGCGTTAAACTACGGGGCAGACGACTTTGGGGGCACGCTAATCGGGGAGGAAGTGGTAAGCGCGACAGGCGCTCGCTCAACCGAGCTCACGTCAGAGAGGATAATCGCTGCCGTCAAGCAGGCAGGCTTTAGGGTTGCAGAGCGCGACAATGCGTACAATATCATAAAGTACTGCTAG
- a CDS encoding menaquinone biosynthesis decarboxylase, whose protein sequence is MPFESLGEYIDALENAGELRRVKMQVNPDLEVAEIMRRLMYRGDGPAVLFENVRGSEMQILGNAFGTMKRLSIALETDDFTEIGKRISDLTKMKVPAGMLSKLKMLPKLQEIGEYGPKYADDGPVHEVYETEAASFDSLPVLKSFAGDAGKFITFGLTVTKHPETEVRNLGVYRVQLVDSRHAIMHWQTHKRGAQHFRMLKEQNRKIEAAIVIGADPSTVFSAVAPVPEGMDKYLFSGITRKRGVKLVKCKTVDLEVPANAEIVLEGYVDPNDLRMEGPFGDHTGYYTPAEPYPTFTLTAISRRRNPVYLTTVVGKPVLEDAYIGKVIERAFLPLIQMFHPEVIDFAMPAAGWFQGLAVISIKKQYPGQAKKVMMGLWGMGQLSLTKMFVVVDSEIDIHDMNDVIWAVTTRADPARDTVIINNTPTDTLDPASPLVNLGSKLGIDATTKWREEGYHREIQKLAVVDEETRQLVDTRWKDYFDGMA, encoded by the coding sequence ATGCCCTTTGAAAGCCTCGGCGAGTACATTGACGCGCTTGAAAATGCAGGAGAGCTCAGAAGGGTCAAGATGCAGGTTAATCCAGACCTCGAAGTCGCCGAGATAATGCGCAGGCTGATGTACCGGGGCGACGGCCCGGCAGTGCTCTTTGAGAACGTTCGGGGGAGCGAGATGCAAATTCTGGGCAATGCGTTTGGAACTATGAAGCGGTTGTCAATTGCCTTGGAAACCGACGATTTTACGGAAATCGGAAAAAGGATTTCCGATTTGACAAAGATGAAGGTTCCTGCAGGGATGTTAAGTAAGCTCAAGATGCTTCCCAAGCTTCAGGAAATCGGCGAGTACGGGCCCAAGTATGCTGACGACGGACCCGTGCACGAGGTCTATGAAACCGAGGCGGCCTCGTTCGACTCGCTGCCGGTGCTAAAGTCTTTTGCCGGCGACGCGGGCAAGTTTATCACCTTTGGGCTCACCGTGACAAAGCACCCTGAGACGGAGGTCAGGAACCTTGGAGTCTACAGGGTGCAGCTGGTCGACAGCCGGCATGCGATAATGCACTGGCAGACGCACAAGCGCGGCGCCCAGCATTTCAGGATGCTCAAGGAGCAGAACCGCAAGATAGAGGCTGCGATCGTCATTGGTGCGGATCCTTCAACTGTGTTCAGCGCTGTAGCCCCCGTGCCTGAGGGCATGGACAAGTACCTGTTCTCCGGCATCACAAGAAAACGCGGAGTAAAGCTGGTAAAATGCAAGACCGTGGACCTGGAAGTCCCGGCAAACGCCGAGATTGTGCTTGAGGGCTATGTCGATCCAAACGACCTGCGGATGGAAGGCCCGTTTGGAGACCACACTGGGTACTATACCCCGGCCGAGCCATATCCGACATTTACGCTGACGGCAATTAGTAGGCGAAGGAACCCGGTCTACCTCACTACGGTCGTTGGCAAACCGGTGCTCGAGGACGCCTATATTGGCAAGGTCATCGAGCGCGCATTCCTTCCCCTCATACAGATGTTTCATCCGGAGGTTATTGACTTTGCCATGCCGGCGGCAGGCTGGTTTCAGGGGCTTGCAGTAATCTCGATAAAGAAACAGTATCCCGGCCAGGCAAAGAAGGTGATGATGGGATTGTGGGGAATGGGGCAGTTGTCCCTGACAAAAATGTTTGTTGTAGTAGACAGCGAGATTGACATCCACGACATGAACGACGTAATATGGGCAGTGACCACGCGAGCAGACCCAGCCCGCGATACAGTAATCATAAACAACACTCCCACCGACACTCTCGATCCCGCGTCGCCCTTGGTCAACCTCGGCTCAAAACTGGGCATTGATGCAACGACGAAATGGCGCGAGGAGGGCTACCACAGAGAAATTCAAAAGCTTGCAGTTGTCGACGAGGAAACCAGGCAGCTTGTCGACACCAGGTGGAAGGATTATTTTGATGGCATGGCATAG
- a CDS encoding VOC family protein translates to MVVKTVVHFEIPANDVEKQKEFYSKCFGWKFKDAKMPGFEYWLISTGPQGKSVGGGMYKRMAPNEAPRNYINVDKIDSAIETFKAAGGTEVVGKNEVPGMGWSFIGADPEGNMIALWQSMVKRPAKPSSKKSKKSTKRR, encoded by the coding sequence ATGGTCGTAAAGACTGTCGTCCATTTCGAAATACCAGCAAACGACGTTGAAAAGCAGAAGGAGTTCTACAGCAAGTGCTTTGGATGGAAGTTCAAAGATGCCAAGATGCCAGGATTTGAATACTGGCTGATTTCTACTGGCCCCCAGGGCAAGAGTGTAGGCGGCGGCATGTACAAGCGAATGGCCCCAAACGAGGCGCCAAGGAACTACATCAATGTCGACAAGATAGATTCTGCCATAGAGACCTTCAAAGCAGCTGGCGGAACAGAGGTCGTAGGCAAGAATGAGGTACCGGGTATGGGCTGGTCATTTATTGGGGCTGACCCGGAGGGCAACATGATCGCGCTGTGGCAGAGCATGGTAAAGCGGCCCGCAAAGCCATCTTCCAAGAAGTCCAAAAAAAGCACAAAGAGGAGATAG
- a CDS encoding elongation factor EF-2: MPKFKSTQDILRIIGNKDQIRNFGVIAHVDHGKTTMSDSLLAASGIISPSVAGQALALDSMKLEQNRQMTIRGANVTLFYETEGKEYVINMIDTPGHIDFTGRVTRALRAIDGVVVVSDSVEGIMTQTETVTRQALEERVRPVLYINKIDRLVKELRLDPQGMQKWLSNIISDFNRLVDLYAEPELKEKWKVSIQGNSVAFGSAKDRWGFNFKMAQKKGVGFKDVYEAYTSDDPKVVKGLSERSPLHDAVLGMVVEHHPPPHVAQKYRIPKIWPGDLNSDIGKSLLACDEKGPVLMMVTTINVDPQAGRVATGRLFSGTIKDGDEVQLIDAKRTGKVQSVNIYMGNTREVVSVLSAGNIPALLGLDYAVAGETVSTVKGTQAFESIKYVSEPVVTIAVEPKHPKDLPKLVEALRRITVEDPNLVVKINEESGETLMAGMGVLHLEIATSLLQEAGLEITTTQPLINYRETIRAKAGPIMSKSPNKHNKIFLRIEPLPDDILDMIRTGKIKEDMDKKEMAKLLREKGWSADEARSVAAVDITGNMLIDETKGVQFLQESMDSIRSGFDDVIHNGPIAKEQVRGVKFVLHHFVPHEDPAHRGLAQLMPATRRAMLGSMLIADPVLLEPVLGIEIKCPQEQIGTVAGILSGKRGKLINVEQKGIIAIIQGEVPASETFDLSEVMRGGTAGKAMWNTFFKAWQPVPQSVFRNLIADIRKRKGLNPEPPNPDEFIDKE, translated from the coding sequence ATGCCAAAGTTCAAGTCGACTCAGGATATCCTGAGAATTATCGGTAACAAGGATCAGATCCGTAACTTCGGCGTAATCGCTCACGTGGACCACGGCAAGACTACCATGAGTGACAGCCTCTTGGCTGCGTCGGGCATCATTTCACCCTCGGTTGCCGGACAGGCGCTTGCTCTTGACTCTATGAAACTTGAACAGAACAGGCAGATGACAATCAGGGGGGCAAACGTCACGCTGTTTTACGAGACCGAAGGTAAGGAGTACGTCATCAACATGATCGACACTCCTGGCCACATTGACTTTACAGGCAGGGTCACCCGAGCACTGCGCGCGATTGACGGTGTGGTCGTTGTCTCGGACTCTGTCGAGGGCATTATGACCCAGACCGAAACGGTGACGCGCCAGGCGCTTGAAGAGCGCGTCCGACCGGTCTTGTACATCAACAAGATAGACAGGCTCGTCAAGGAGCTGAGACTTGACCCTCAGGGCATGCAAAAGTGGCTTTCCAATATCATTTCCGACTTTAACAGGCTCGTGGACTTGTATGCAGAACCTGAGCTCAAGGAGAAGTGGAAGGTAAGCATCCAGGGAAACAGCGTCGCCTTTGGATCCGCGAAAGATAGGTGGGGCTTTAACTTCAAGATGGCGCAAAAGAAGGGCGTCGGCTTCAAGGACGTATATGAGGCCTACACGAGCGACGACCCCAAGGTCGTCAAGGGGCTCTCCGAGAGGTCCCCGTTGCACGACGCGGTTCTCGGAATGGTTGTGGAACACCACCCGCCCCCGCACGTAGCACAGAAGTACAGGATTCCCAAGATATGGCCCGGTGACTTGAACTCGGATATCGGCAAGTCGCTTCTTGCCTGCGACGAAAAGGGTCCGGTCCTGATGATGGTCACCACCATCAATGTTGACCCTCAGGCTGGAAGGGTCGCTACAGGCAGGCTTTTCTCCGGCACCATCAAGGACGGAGACGAGGTTCAACTGATAGATGCCAAGAGGACGGGCAAGGTACAGTCCGTCAACATCTACATGGGCAACACGCGCGAGGTAGTAAGCGTCCTTTCTGCTGGTAACATTCCCGCGCTGCTGGGTCTGGATTATGCCGTAGCCGGTGAGACAGTCTCGACCGTCAAGGGAACACAGGCATTCGAGTCAATCAAGTATGTTTCAGAGCCGGTGGTCACTATCGCCGTTGAGCCGAAGCATCCGAAGGACCTTCCAAAGCTCGTTGAGGCGCTGCGCAGGATTACCGTTGAGGATCCGAACCTTGTTGTCAAGATAAACGAGGAGAGCGGGGAGACCCTGATGGCCGGCATGGGAGTCTTGCACCTCGAAATCGCGACGTCGCTTCTGCAGGAAGCGGGACTTGAGATCACCACCACCCAGCCATTAATCAACTACAGGGAGACAATTCGCGCCAAGGCTGGCCCTATCATGAGCAAGTCTCCAAACAAGCACAACAAGATCTTCCTTAGAATCGAGCCGCTTCCAGACGACATTCTGGATATGATTCGGACTGGAAAGATAAAGGAAGACATGGACAAGAAGGAGATGGCCAAGCTGCTAAGGGAGAAGGGCTGGAGCGCGGATGAGGCAAGGAGCGTTGCAGCCGTAGATATAACGGGCAACATGCTTATCGACGAGACCAAGGGTGTTCAGTTCCTTCAGGAATCTATGGACTCTATCAGATCTGGCTTTGACGATGTCATTCACAACGGCCCAATAGCAAAGGAACAGGTGAGGGGCGTGAAATTTGTCTTGCATCACTTTGTCCCGCACGAGGACCCGGCGCACAGGGGGCTGGCGCAATTGATGCCAGCTACGCGAAGAGCCATGCTTGGTTCGATGCTGATAGCTGACCCCGTTCTGCTCGAGCCCGTGCTCGGGATTGAAATCAAGTGTCCGCAGGAGCAGATAGGAACCGTGGCTGGGATTCTTTCAGGCAAGCGCGGCAAACTCATTAACGTAGAGCAGAAGGGCATCATTGCCATCATTCAAGGAGAGGTTCCGGCATCAGAGACCTTCGACCTTTCCGAGGTCATGAGGGGAGGAACTGCTGGCAAGGCAATGTGGAACACATTCTTCAAAGCCTGGCAGCCGGTCCCGCAGTCGGTATTCAGGAACCTGATAGCGGACATTAGAAAGAGAAAGGGCTTGAATCCAGAGCCGCCAAATCCCGACGAGTTCATAGACAAAGAGTAG
- a CDS encoding universal stress protein, with translation MYGKILVPYDSSTASLMALEHAMKLAQVIGSHVIILHVIPEIPKSQKNPAMRPPRELQEELALSERIRSVYNTMIDIATLELEAKRKEYRTTGIGITIAVRVGHVVDSIVEFAKKEGVELVVISNVGSGVTSNKGMLGSVSRSVAERASCPVLIVRHSA, from the coding sequence GTGTATGGAAAGATTCTCGTTCCATACGACTCTTCGACAGCATCTCTGATGGCTCTAGAGCACGCGATGAAACTCGCTCAGGTGATTGGTTCCCACGTGATTATCCTTCACGTCATACCCGAGATTCCGAAATCCCAAAAGAACCCGGCAATGCGGCCCCCAAGGGAGCTCCAAGAAGAGTTGGCACTCTCTGAGAGGATTAGATCAGTATACAATACAATGATTGACATAGCCACCCTAGAGCTTGAAGCAAAGAGGAAAGAGTACCGCACCACAGGCATAGGCATCACTATCGCCGTCAGGGTGGGCCACGTTGTCGACTCTATTGTTGAGTTTGCCAAGAAGGAAGGCGTGGAACTTGTTGTGATAAGCAATGTGGGATCCGGCGTCACTTCGAACAAGGGTATGCTCGGGAGCGTGTCGAGGAGCGTCGCCGAGCGCGCATCGTGCCCGGTCCTTATCGTGAGGCACTCGGCCTAA
- a CDS encoding 30S ribosomal protein S27ae yields MADKKAAPKGEVAVYKFYKVQGDKVTRSKRDCPRCGKGTFMAEHKDRLTCGKCGFTEFVHKEQQKKGKK; encoded by the coding sequence GTGGCAGACAAGAAGGCAGCCCCAAAGGGCGAGGTCGCTGTATACAAATTCTACAAAGTCCAGGGGGATAAGGTTACTCGAAGCAAACGTGACTGCCCACGGTGCGGCAAGGGCACCTTCATGGCAGAACACAAGGACCGGCTCACTTGCGGCAAGTGCGGATTTACCGAGTTTGTCCACAAGGAACAGCAAAAGAAGGGCAAAAAGTAA
- a CDS encoding nucleotidyltransferase domain-containing protein, whose product MPSISPTELEFVHECIARLARGRSVVAACLYGSRVAGYSRPDSDIDLLLVLERFAFGVSYTYIRDRSRGDVSALVIDKRAIEADATKGMLGEFVIGRLLHVYEPLQGSRYLTELERAYKKRVILEETKELAAISGTLCTELAFPLEYIHFSKIKRRSAHYPSAAYSYYKTYSGTNSHRNLGATLLGYERSLEEIRGEDPALFESRGKDRIGISERSIKVEGGTVQLKLSSRLKQFGSYLVHTYAGLKVMHRSVGEAESKLRRRTSRIEPPLSISDPVGQFCTLPEGQLIAESSRGWIDEYCLKAGIGAGLVVSKRTRLGNSSSQTRLLELTSAGSSDSPNIVRKLVVKSLAVSKSLKWSALNVWTAPVKRYSVEPLVLLGTQYKGLRFLKHVGLRAPKIEAIVLDRKLVVTQYIEGVSMAQIITEFLKSGEQSRDNFFIEIAGEQISRVHSHGASFGNLKPKNILLSDGSLYFTELEQFSRDSKDQAWDIAQFLSWALKRSSSAESACLLVRKFFQGYLAEGLHPKEVVQKLAGSRRHLESFYPVLTPQVALAIKNEIKRAAK is encoded by the coding sequence ATGCCTAGTATCTCGCCCACGGAACTAGAGTTTGTTCACGAATGCATAGCGAGGCTTGCGCGGGGAAGGTCTGTAGTTGCGGCCTGTCTTTATGGTTCGAGGGTTGCGGGCTATTCCAGGCCGGACAGCGACATCGACCTTCTGCTGGTACTCGAACGCTTTGCCTTTGGCGTAAGCTACACCTACATCCGCGACAGGTCAAGGGGAGACGTCTCCGCGCTTGTTATTGATAAACGCGCCATTGAAGCCGACGCGACAAAAGGCATGCTAGGAGAGTTTGTAATCGGCAGGCTGCTTCACGTTTACGAGCCGTTGCAGGGCTCCAGGTACCTGACAGAGCTGGAAAGGGCCTACAAAAAGAGGGTTATCCTCGAAGAAACAAAAGAGCTCGCGGCTATTTCAGGAACCTTGTGCACTGAACTCGCCTTTCCGCTGGAGTATATTCACTTTTCAAAGATAAAGAGAAGGTCGGCCCATTATCCAAGCGCTGCGTACAGCTACTACAAGACCTATTCAGGAACAAATAGCCACCGAAATCTCGGCGCGACGCTTTTGGGTTACGAGCGCTCGCTTGAAGAAATCAGGGGCGAGGACCCTGCGCTCTTTGAGAGCCGAGGCAAGGACCGTATCGGCATATCAGAGCGGAGTATAAAGGTCGAAGGAGGGACTGTACAATTGAAACTCTCAAGCCGGCTGAAGCAGTTTGGCTCATATCTTGTGCACACATACGCAGGCCTCAAGGTGATGCACAGGTCGGTCGGCGAGGCTGAATCGAAGCTGAGGAGGCGCACTTCAAGGATTGAGCCGCCGCTCTCAATATCAGATCCCGTCGGGCAGTTTTGCACGCTGCCAGAAGGCCAACTCATCGCGGAGAGCAGCCGCGGCTGGATAGACGAGTACTGCCTGAAGGCAGGGATTGGGGCGGGTCTGGTGGTTTCAAAACGGACGAGGCTTGGAAATAGCAGCAGCCAGACCAGGCTTTTGGAGCTCACAAGCGCGGGAAGCAGCGATAGCCCCAATATCGTAAGGAAGCTGGTTGTAAAGTCGCTTGCCGTTTCAAAGAGCCTAAAGTGGTCGGCGCTAAATGTGTGGACTGCCCCGGTAAAGAGGTACAGTGTCGAACCCCTTGTGCTGCTCGGGACGCAGTACAAGGGGCTGAGGTTCCTGAAACATGTCGGCCTTAGGGCTCCCAAGATAGAAGCGATAGTACTGGACAGAAAACTCGTCGTCACGCAGTATATCGAGGGAGTTTCTATGGCACAAATCATAACCGAATTCTTGAAGTCGGGGGAGCAGTCCCGAGACAATTTTTTTATCGAGATCGCCGGCGAGCAAATTTCAAGGGTTCACTCGCACGGAGCAAGTTTTGGCAACCTAAAGCCCAAGAATATCCTGTTGTCCGACGGCAGCCTCTATTTCACGGAGCTTGAGCAGTTCTCGAGGGATTCCAAGGATCAGGCTTGGGATATTGCGCAATTTCTCTCCTGGGCGCTGAAGCGGAGTTCAAGCGCCGAGTCTGCCTGCCTGCTCGTTCGCAAGTTCTTCCAAGGATACCTTGCGGAAGGCTTGCATCCAAAGGAGGTAGTACAGAAACTTGCGGGCTCTAGAAGGCACCTTGAGTCCTTTTATCCTGTCCTTACTCCGCAGGTGGCCCTGGCGATAAAGAACGAAATCAAAAGGGCCGCGAAATGA
- a CDS encoding MqnA/MqnD/SBP family protein, whose translation MKKIRLGHTPDADDAFMFYGLASGKIASEFEIEHFIEDIESLNKRAINHELDVTAVSAHAYAYLHDYVILRSGSSFGIDYGPIVIAPKESGITKDNLSKKTIAIPGRMTSANLLLQLAIGRFAGKEVSFEKIPDSVRAGTVDAGLIIHEAQITYDKNEFDAVLDLGKWWSNETQSLPVPLGINVASTRTMTDEEIQAFSTLFAQSIDFGLKNIDAAVDYAMKYGRNQPRETIRRFVKMYVNDFTTDMGPDGRKSVGTFFDMAYRRGLLERLPAVKVV comes from the coding sequence ATGAAGAAGATACGCCTTGGGCACACGCCGGACGCCGACGACGCGTTCATGTTCTACGGACTTGCATCGGGCAAGATTGCATCAGAGTTTGAAATTGAACATTTCATTGAAGACATAGAGTCGTTGAACAAGCGTGCGATAAACCACGAGCTTGACGTAACAGCAGTATCTGCCCATGCGTACGCGTATCTCCACGACTATGTGATACTTCGCAGCGGCAGCAGCTTTGGTATCGATTACGGCCCGATTGTGATTGCTCCCAAGGAATCGGGAATCACAAAGGATAACCTGAGCAAAAAGACGATTGCCATTCCAGGAAGAATGACTTCTGCAAACCTTCTTCTGCAGCTTGCAATCGGCAGATTCGCCGGAAAAGAGGTGTCCTTTGAAAAGATTCCTGACTCCGTAAGGGCGGGCACGGTCGACGCGGGTTTGATAATTCACGAGGCGCAGATTACCTATGACAAGAACGAGTTCGACGCCGTGCTTGACTTGGGAAAGTGGTGGTCGAATGAGACTCAGTCGTTGCCTGTTCCGCTTGGAATTAACGTAGCAAGCACCAGGACCATGACTGACGAAGAGATACAAGCGTTCAGTACCCTTTTTGCACAGTCGATTGATTTTGGCCTAAAAAACATCGATGCTGCAGTCGACTACGCAATGAAGTACGGCAGGAACCAGCCGAGAGAGACTATTCGCCGTTTTGTAAAAATGTACGTCAACGACTTTACAACGGACATGGGGCCGGATGGCCGAAAATCTGTCGGCACTTTCTTTGACATGGCCTATCGACGCGGGCTCCTGGAGCGGCTGCCTGCAGTAAAGGTCGTCTAG
- a CDS encoding radical SAM protein, protein MFSLQASRQNDSNLSAGTPALEKALAGEELNHSDGVQLMNEESLFLLAAAADSLRKELCGSVVTFVASYYLNYTNVCAASCPLCAFYRKGGESDAYTLDTQQIVARAKIAVEQMGATELHIVGGFHPKLGLDYYENMIRAIKVDYPQVKIKALTPAEIFFIARLTHNSVKEVLLRLKAAGLDALPGGGAEIFHPEARKQIVVGKCSGEEWLDTAKQAHEVGLKSNCTMLFGHVEKPEHIVDHVIRIRELQKKTGGFTTFIPLKFSLENTELEQKGIIKSESPAPYDLRVLAVSRLLLGRSLRNLSVYWVALGKKIAQVALSYGGNDLVGTAFSEEIFKAAGKSAGTSIQELANMIKEIKREPAQRDTYFNILKRYD, encoded by the coding sequence ATGTTCTCATTGCAGGCAAGCCGCCAGAATGACAGCAACCTATCCGCTGGAACGCCGGCGCTTGAGAAAGCGCTTGCCGGCGAGGAGCTGAATCATAGCGACGGGGTGCAGCTAATGAATGAGGAGAGCCTTTTCCTCCTTGCCGCCGCGGCTGATAGCCTTAGAAAAGAGCTGTGCGGCAGCGTCGTTACATTTGTTGCATCGTATTATCTCAATTACACTAACGTGTGTGCTGCCAGTTGCCCCCTCTGCGCATTTTATCGAAAGGGTGGCGAGTCTGACGCCTATACCTTGGACACCCAGCAGATTGTGGCGCGGGCAAAAATCGCCGTTGAGCAGATGGGAGCAACAGAGCTGCATATTGTAGGCGGGTTTCACCCAAAGCTGGGCCTGGACTATTATGAGAACATGATCAGGGCCATCAAGGTAGATTATCCGCAGGTCAAAATAAAGGCGCTCACCCCTGCAGAAATTTTCTTTATCGCCAGGCTTACCCACAATTCAGTCAAGGAAGTGCTTCTCCGGCTCAAGGCGGCGGGGCTCGATGCACTTCCAGGCGGAGGCGCCGAAATCTTTCATCCGGAGGCAAGAAAGCAGATAGTGGTTGGCAAGTGCTCCGGCGAGGAGTGGCTTGACACGGCCAAGCAGGCGCATGAGGTCGGCCTGAAAAGCAACTGCACCATGCTTTTTGGTCATGTAGAAAAACCCGAGCACATCGTAGACCACGTTATCAGGATCCGCGAGCTCCAAAAGAAGACAGGCGGTTTTACCACGTTTATTCCGCTGAAATTCAGTCTCGAGAATACCGAACTTGAGCAAAAGGGAATAATCAAATCCGAAAGTCCTGCGCCATACGACCTGCGCGTGCTTGCGGTCTCTAGACTCCTCCTCGGCAGGAGCCTGCGCAACCTTTCCGTTTACTGGGTTGCGTTAGGAAAGAAAATCGCCCAAGTGGCTCTGTCGTACGGCGGAAACGATCTCGTCGGGACGGCGTTTTCAGAGGAAATCTTCAAAGCCGCGGGCAAGTCTGCCGGCACCTCGATTCAGGAACTTGCGAACATGATAAAGGAAATCAAGCGAGAGCCCGCGCAGCGAGACACTTACTTTAATATCTTGAAAAGATACGACTAG